In a genomic window of Flavobacterium crassostreae:
- the sppA gene encoding signal peptide peptidase SppA, producing MKFLGNVLATIVGLFVFIMLFFFGILFIGAVFGGNSETVTVKENSIIELDLKNIEYDYAGKYQEPWMAMFSDTEKVGLTDILTAIQKAKTDPDIQGISILNNHYSLGMAQSKALRDALADFKKSNKWVWAYANTYSQKEYYINSVANTIYINPVGELDFKGLSSEILFFKDLQEKSGIKMEVIRHGKYKSAVEPFLENKMSPANREQITALLQAVWSTVTTAVSESRNLPVAKLNAIADGLLARTPEMAKAQNMVDIIAYEDVYHNNIKKALKVDPKEDYNKIGIIAYTQKTLTTSTPASTANQIAVIYAQGEIQSGEGDVNTIGEGSMRRSLQEARKDKNIKAIVLRINSPGGSALTSDLIWREVELTKKTKPVVVSMGNYAASGGYYIACNASKIFAQNNTITGSIGVFGILPNFQELTKRVGIHVEQVNTNPNAAAYSPFVPLDPTFKAVTLESVEHIYKTFVTHVAEGRKMTFEQVDAIAQGRVWSGSEALKIGLVDKIGGLDVAIKEAAKLAKITSYTTQNFPEYKKDFNDLLANFPMGKIKASFIKEEIGEENYQLMQKIKNLETQKGIQTRMPYTITIH from the coding sequence ATGAAGTTTTTAGGAAATGTACTGGCCACCATTGTGGGTTTATTTGTCTTCATTATGCTGTTTTTCTTTGGCATTTTATTTATTGGTGCTGTTTTTGGCGGCAACTCCGAAACTGTGACCGTAAAAGAAAACTCCATAATTGAGCTAGATCTAAAAAATATAGAATACGATTACGCCGGAAAATACCAAGAACCCTGGATGGCGATGTTCTCAGACACAGAAAAAGTAGGTCTAACAGACATCCTTACAGCCATTCAAAAAGCCAAAACAGATCCAGACATCCAAGGAATATCCATTTTAAACAACCACTACTCCTTAGGTATGGCACAAAGCAAGGCTTTGAGAGATGCTTTGGCTGATTTTAAAAAATCCAATAAATGGGTATGGGCATACGCCAACACCTATTCTCAAAAAGAATACTACATTAATTCTGTTGCCAACACCATTTATATAAATCCGGTAGGAGAACTGGACTTCAAAGGACTCTCTTCTGAGATTCTGTTTTTTAAAGATTTGCAAGAAAAATCCGGCATTAAAATGGAAGTAATTCGCCACGGAAAATACAAAAGCGCCGTAGAGCCCTTTTTAGAAAACAAAATGAGCCCAGCCAACAGAGAACAAATCACAGCACTACTACAGGCTGTTTGGAGCACCGTTACCACAGCAGTATCCGAAAGCAGAAACCTGCCCGTTGCCAAACTAAATGCAATTGCAGACGGTCTCTTGGCACGAACCCCCGAAATGGCCAAAGCACAAAACATGGTCGATATAATTGCCTACGAAGACGTGTATCATAACAATATTAAAAAAGCATTAAAAGTAGACCCAAAAGAAGATTACAACAAAATAGGAATTATTGCCTACACCCAAAAAACCCTTACCACCTCTACTCCCGCCTCTACCGCCAATCAAATTGCTGTAATTTACGCTCAAGGCGAAATCCAAAGCGGCGAAGGAGATGTTAACACCATTGGCGAAGGCTCCATGCGTCGTTCCTTACAAGAAGCCCGAAAAGACAAAAACATAAAGGCAATAGTCCTGCGCATTAACAGTCCTGGAGGAAGTGCCTTAACCTCTGATTTAATTTGGAGAGAAGTAGAACTTACCAAAAAGACAAAACCCGTTGTAGTTTCGATGGGAAATTATGCGGCTTCGGGCGGCTATTATATTGCCTGCAATGCCTCTAAAATATTTGCTCAAAACAACACCATCACTGGTTCTATTGGCGTTTTTGGAATTTTACCTAATTTTCAGGAACTAACCAAACGCGTAGGTATACATGTAGAACAAGTAAATACCAATCCAAATGCCGCAGCCTATAGCCCATTTGTACCTTTAGACCCCACATTCAAAGCAGTAACTCTAGAGAGCGTAGAACACATTTACAAAACCTTTGTTACCCATGTGGCCGAAGGTAGAAAAATGACTTTTGAACAAGTAGATGCCATTGCACAAGGACGCGTTTGGTCTGGATCCGAAGCTCTAAAAATTGGTCTTGTAGACAAAATAGGAGGTCTCGATGTTGCTATTAAAGAAGCCGCAAAGCTTGCCAAAATAACGTCCTACACAACCCAAAATTTTCCAGAATACAAAAAAGATTTTAACGACTTGTTGGCTAATTTTCCGATGGGAAAAATAAAAGCCTCTTTTATAAAAGAAGAAATAGGAGAAGAAAACTACCAATTGATGCAAAAAATAAAAAACTTAGAAACCCAAAAAGGCATACAAACCAGAATGCCCTACACCATAACGATTCATTAA
- a CDS encoding AsmA-like C-terminal region-containing protein — protein MFKKIALILAGLLLLTIVALFAIPYFFKDQITAKITSILNEKVDATIRFTEADLSLFKNFPNASFTLDSLVIINKAPFEGDTLVAFGELELRMSVKELFKDKNQPMHIQGIRTKNGVVNILFNKDGVGNYDIALKDNNKKETSQDAPLSLNIQNYKVDNLRFKYFDASSKIKLVLDSIQHEGTGDFTASILDLTTKTTTKVSLDMDKVNYLKNVALTLDAVLEIDLEKSKYTFKENKALINQLPLEFDGFIQLAEDGQEYDLKFKTPTSSFKNFLGVLPAAYSASLDKVKTTGDFTIVGFAKGKYTQTTVPKFNIEIASNNGSFKYPDLPKSVQNIVLDTKIINETGILNDTYVNLDKLSFKIDQDIFNAKAKITNVTQNAIVDAMLKGTINLANLSKAYPIALDKPLSGILKADVTTKFDMQSVEKSQYQNIQNAGTMSLSGFKYTDENGKALNISTALVQFNPSQVNLKQFNATTGKSDLSVSGVLENFYGFLFKNQELKGNFSLVSNQLAVTDFMTTQTPPTTAKTPQKEAEAMKIPAFLNCSLSAKANTVLYDNLILKDVSGKLLIKDEKVTMENVKTAIFGGNIGLNGSVSTKGKVPTFDMNLGLNQVDIAQSFTQLELLKKIAPIAGIINGKLNSTIKLNGNLTTDFSPDLKTLTGNLMGQLASTSVNASNSTVLTSLSNTIPFLNLDKINFNDLKAAISFKDGKVNVKPFDIKYQDIKASIGGSHGFDQNMNYTIKLDVPAKYLGTEANALIAKLSPADAKKLDNIPVNALMTGNFSNPKITTDMKTAATNLTNQLIQQQKANLIQKGTSQLNTLINKNKKPGDTTKTVLPTTKAEVQEKVKEKVQEEVKTKATDLINGFFKKKKTAEPKPETTP, from the coding sequence ATGTTTAAAAAAATTGCCCTGATACTTGCTGGACTTTTGCTGCTAACTATAGTAGCCCTTTTTGCAATTCCTTATTTCTTTAAGGACCAAATTACTGCCAAAATAACCAGTATCTTGAACGAAAAAGTGGATGCAACAATACGCTTTACAGAAGCAGATTTGAGTTTATTCAAAAACTTCCCGAATGCCAGCTTTACCTTAGATAGTTTGGTAATTATTAACAAAGCGCCCTTTGAAGGCGATACCCTTGTGGCTTTTGGAGAGCTAGAGCTACGAATGTCTGTTAAAGAACTTTTTAAAGACAAAAACCAACCCATGCACATTCAGGGAATTAGAACCAAAAACGGTGTAGTAAATATTCTTTTTAACAAAGATGGCGTAGGCAATTATGATATTGCCCTCAAAGACAACAACAAAAAAGAAACCAGCCAAGATGCGCCCCTTTCTTTAAACATCCAAAACTACAAAGTAGACAATCTGAGGTTTAAATATTTTGATGCAAGCTCAAAAATAAAATTAGTTTTAGACAGCATCCAACATGAAGGAACCGGAGATTTCACGGCCTCCATACTCGATTTAACTACCAAAACCACCACCAAAGTTTCTCTGGATATGGATAAAGTAAACTACCTAAAAAACGTAGCCTTGACTCTAGATGCCGTTTTAGAAATTGATTTAGAAAAAAGCAAATATACCTTCAAAGAAAACAAAGCCCTAATCAACCAATTGCCATTAGAGTTTGATGGATTTATCCAATTAGCCGAAGATGGACAAGAGTATGATTTAAAATTTAAAACCCCTACTTCCTCCTTCAAAAACTTTTTGGGCGTGCTCCCAGCAGCCTATTCTGCCAGCCTTGACAAAGTCAAAACAACCGGCGATTTTACCATTGTAGGTTTTGCCAAAGGAAAATACACCCAAACTACCGTACCTAAATTTAATATTGAAATTGCCTCAAACAACGGCTCTTTTAAATATCCGGACCTACCTAAATCCGTACAAAACATTGTACTAGACACCAAAATAATCAACGAAACCGGAATACTCAACGATACCTATGTCAATCTAGACAAACTATCTTTTAAAATAGACCAAGATATCTTTAACGCCAAAGCAAAAATCACTAACGTTACCCAAAACGCCATTGTAGATGCCATGCTCAAAGGAACCATCAATTTGGCCAACCTATCCAAGGCCTATCCTATTGCGTTAGACAAACCCTTATCCGGAATTTTAAAAGCAGACGTCACCACCAAATTTGACATGCAATCCGTAGAAAAAAGCCAGTATCAAAACATCCAAAATGCAGGTACAATGAGCCTGTCTGGTTTTAAATACACAGACGAAAACGGAAAAGCATTAAACATTAGCACTGCCTTGGTACAATTTAACCCAAGCCAAGTAAACCTAAAACAATTTAATGCCACCACGGGCAAAAGTGACTTGAGCGTTAGTGGTGTTCTAGAAAACTTTTATGGCTTTCTATTTAAAAACCAAGAACTAAAAGGAAACTTCAGTTTGGTATCCAATCAATTGGCCGTAACTGATTTTATGACCACTCAAACACCGCCGACCACTGCCAAAACTCCTCAAAAAGAAGCCGAAGCCATGAAAATACCTGCTTTTTTGAATTGCAGCCTTTCGGCAAAAGCCAATACCGTGTTGTATGACAACTTGATACTAAAAGACGTTTCGGGAAAACTACTTATAAAGGACGAAAAAGTAACCATGGAAAACGTAAAAACAGCCATCTTTGGTGGAAATATTGGCCTAAATGGATCCGTATCTACCAAAGGAAAAGTGCCCACATTTGACATGAATCTAGGGCTTAACCAAGTAGATATTGCACAATCTTTCACCCAATTAGAGTTACTCAAAAAAATAGCACCAATAGCCGGAATCATCAACGGAAAATTAAACTCTACCATTAAATTAAATGGAAACCTAACCACAGACTTTAGTCCAGATCTAAAAACCCTAACAGGAAACCTAATGGGCCAGTTGGCCTCTACCTCTGTTAATGCTAGCAACTCCACCGTATTGACCAGTTTGAGTAATACTATTCCGTTTTTAAATTTAGATAAAATCAACTTTAACGACCTAAAAGCCGCAATCAGCTTTAAGGATGGCAAGGTCAACGTAAAACCATTTGACATCAAATACCAAGACATAAAAGCCTCTATAGGAGGAAGCCATGGTTTTGATCAAAACATGAATTACACCATCAAATTAGATGTTCCTGCAAAATATTTGGGCACCGAAGCAAATGCATTGATAGCAAAACTAAGCCCAGCAGATGCCAAAAAATTGGACAATATCCCCGTTAATGCCTTAATGACCGGAAATTTTTCTAACCCAAAAATCACTACCGATATGAAAACGGCAGCAACCAATTTGACCAACCAATTAATCCAACAACAAAAAGCTAATTTAATCCAAAAAGGGACTTCCCAATTAAATACCCTGATTAACAAAAACAAAAAACCAGGAGATACCACAAAAACGGTACTACCTACAACCAAGGCAGAGGTACAAGAGAAAGTGAAAGAAAAAGTACAAGAAGAAGTGAAAACCAAAGCCACGGATTTAATCAACGGTTTTTTTAAGAAAAAGAAAACGGCAGAGCCAAAACCCGAAACAACCCCTTAG
- a CDS encoding DUF2797 domain-containing protein: MQYEGVLTKMQTEYGNPIQYYLVFEDNFLNVNQLLSKDIALEFVGYQCLNCQKKKKIFRQGFCYDCFYSSPAVGDWILKPELSTAHLGIADRDLAYEQKVQLQPHVVYLALSSEIKVGVTRNTQIPTRWIDQGANAAIAIVELPNRYLAGITEVALKAYYTDKTNWRKMLTNAVEEVDLVAERMRLESRIPEQAREYFFLNKNDLYQMHYPVLEYPTKVKSLSLEKTPFFAGKLTGIKGQYLIFEDGTVFNIRSSEGYVVRLTMQ; encoded by the coding sequence ATGCAATACGAAGGCGTACTGACTAAAATGCAAACCGAATACGGAAACCCAATTCAATATTATCTGGTTTTTGAAGATAATTTTTTGAATGTAAACCAATTACTATCCAAGGATATTGCTCTAGAATTTGTAGGATACCAGTGTTTAAATTGCCAAAAAAAGAAAAAGATTTTTCGCCAAGGTTTTTGTTATGACTGTTTTTATTCTAGTCCTGCTGTAGGAGATTGGATCCTGAAGCCCGAGCTCAGTACAGCGCATTTAGGTATTGCCGATAGAGATTTAGCCTACGAGCAAAAAGTGCAACTACAACCGCATGTTGTTTATTTGGCGCTTTCAAGCGAGATAAAAGTAGGGGTTACCCGAAATACCCAAATCCCCACCCGATGGATTGATCAAGGTGCCAATGCTGCTATTGCTATTGTGGAGTTGCCCAATCGGTATTTGGCCGGGATAACAGAGGTTGCCCTAAAGGCGTATTATACCGATAAGACTAACTGGCGAAAAATGTTGACAAATGCGGTAGAAGAGGTAGATTTGGTTGCAGAACGGATGCGTTTAGAAAGCCGTATTCCAGAGCAAGCAAGGGAATATTTCTTTTTGAATAAAAATGATTTGTACCAGATGCATTATCCAGTTTTAGAATATCCGACCAAGGTGAAGAGTTTAAGTTTAGAGAAAACGCCTTTTTTTGCAGGAAAATTAACCGGTATAAAAGGACAGTATCTTATTTTTGAGGACGGAACGGTTTTTAATATACGTAGTTCCGAAGGCTATGTGGTACGGCTAACCATGCAATAA
- a CDS encoding GH3 auxin-responsive promoter family protein, translated as MPLTIINSFASWVLKQRIHQIELFLKYPNEVQEELLMHLIAAAKDTDMGRDLEFSSIKSYATFAQRIPIVTYEDIHPLIERTRNGEQNLFWGTPIKWFAKSSGTTNAKSKFIPVSSSALEDCHYKGSKDLLCLYLNNNENSELFKGKSLRLGGSSQIHENNNTFFGDLSAILIENMPIWAEFSSTPSSKISLMSEWESKMAAIINETKKENVTSFAGVPSWMLVLMNRMLEETGKTNLLELWPNLEVYFHGGVNFEPYREQYHKIIPKKEFKYYEIYNASEGFFAIQDLNYSSDLLLMLDYGIFYEFIAMDTFDTPNPKVVCLADVELFKNYAIVITTNSGLWRYLIGDTVRFTSLSPYRIRVTGRTKHHINVFGEELMVENTDQAIAHACKMTQTQVVDYTVAPVFMEGKQKGAHEWMIEFKKPPECIPTFQKILDTTLQSLNSDYEAKRHNNMTLNPLVIHIARENLFYDWLKERDKLGGQHKIPRLSNQRAYLEQLQDMQNK; from the coding sequence ATGCCACTTACCATTATCAATTCCTTCGCCTCCTGGGTTTTAAAACAACGAATCCATCAAATAGAGTTGTTTTTAAAATACCCAAATGAAGTGCAAGAAGAATTGCTTATGCATTTAATTGCTGCTGCAAAAGATACCGATATGGGACGGGATCTTGAATTTAGTTCCATAAAATCATACGCCACATTTGCGCAAAGAATTCCTATTGTAACCTACGAAGACATACACCCTCTAATTGAACGCACCCGCAATGGCGAACAAAACCTATTCTGGGGAACTCCTATAAAATGGTTTGCCAAATCCAGTGGTACCACCAATGCCAAAAGCAAATTTATCCCCGTTAGCAGTAGCGCACTCGAAGATTGCCATTACAAAGGAAGCAAAGACCTGTTGTGTTTGTACCTAAATAATAACGAAAACTCCGAACTCTTTAAAGGCAAAAGCTTGCGTTTGGGAGGCAGTTCACAAATTCACGAAAACAACAATACCTTTTTTGGAGACTTATCGGCTATTTTGATAGAAAACATGCCTATCTGGGCAGAATTTAGCAGCACACCAAGCAGCAAAATTTCGTTAATGAGCGAATGGGAATCTAAAATGGCCGCAATCATTAACGAAACCAAAAAAGAAAACGTAACGAGTTTTGCAGGAGTTCCTTCCTGGATGTTGGTATTAATGAACCGCATGCTCGAAGAAACCGGAAAAACCAATTTGTTAGAACTTTGGCCAAATCTAGAAGTTTATTTTCACGGAGGCGTAAATTTTGAACCATACAGAGAGCAATACCACAAAATAATCCCTAAAAAAGAATTTAAATACTACGAGATATATAATGCCTCCGAAGGATTTTTTGCCATTCAGGATCTTAATTATTCTAGTGACTTATTATTGATGCTTGATTACGGAATTTTTTATGAATTTATTGCCATGGACACGTTTGATACTCCTAACCCAAAAGTGGTTTGTCTAGCAGACGTAGAGTTGTTTAAAAACTACGCCATAGTTATTACCACCAACTCTGGATTGTGGCGCTATTTAATAGGAGACACCGTACGTTTTACGTCTTTGAGTCCCTACAGAATACGAGTTACCGGAAGAACCAAACACCACATCAACGTTTTTGGCGAAGAATTAATGGTCGAAAATACCGATCAAGCCATTGCGCATGCCTGCAAAATGACCCAAACTCAAGTAGTCGATTATACCGTTGCTCCAGTATTTATGGAAGGCAAACAAAAAGGAGCTCATGAATGGATGATTGAGTTTAAAAAACCGCCAGAATGCATCCCAACGTTTCAAAAAATACTTGACACTACTTTGCAATCTTTAAACTCCGATTATGAAGCAAAAAGACACAACAACATGACTTTAAACCCTTTGGTTATACACATAGCCCGAGAAAATTTATTTTATGACTGGCTCAAAGAACGGGATAAACTCGGTGGCCAACACAAAATACCCAGACTATCCAACCAAAGAGCGTATTTAGAACAACTTCAGGATATGCAAAACAAGTAG
- the serB gene encoding phosphoserine phosphatase SerB: MIEDKEVILLKVSGQDKPGVTASLTAILAKYQAIVLDIAQANIHDILSLGILFKVRTGASSAAILKEILFKGYELGVTVTFTSISVPDYEIWVKAQSKKRYLINILGVSITAQQLSAVTQILANQDLNIYAIKRLTGRISIVEKESYPRSCVQLFVSGKSLDKALLTQKFMETAQALEVDISFQEDTMYRRNRRLVCFDMDSTLIQTEVIDALAALAGVGEQVQAITAQAMNGQIDFSESFKQRMALLKGLDASVLQKIALNLPITQGAHRLMKALKYYGYKTAILSGGFTYFGRYLQKELGIDYMYANELEIIDGKLTGKHLGEIIDGNKKAELLQAIAQKEGLHIQQTIAVGDGANDLPMLNLAGLGIAFHAKPAVKENAATTISSLGLDGVLYLLGYHDRYIDMRIEE, from the coding sequence ATGATAGAAGATAAAGAAGTTATTTTGTTAAAAGTTTCGGGCCAAGACAAACCAGGAGTTACCGCCAGTTTAACGGCTATATTGGCCAAGTACCAAGCCATTGTTTTGGATATTGCACAAGCCAACATACACGATATTTTATCCTTAGGGATTTTGTTTAAAGTGCGCACCGGAGCCTCTTCGGCTGCGATCTTAAAAGAAATTTTATTTAAAGGCTATGAACTAGGCGTTACAGTTACATTTACGTCTATTTCTGTCCCAGATTATGAAATTTGGGTAAAAGCCCAATCCAAAAAACGGTACCTCATTAATATTTTAGGCGTTTCTATAACGGCACAACAGTTGTCTGCGGTAACGCAAATACTAGCCAATCAAGATTTAAACATCTACGCCATTAAACGGTTGACCGGTAGGATTTCTATTGTAGAAAAAGAGTCGTATCCTCGCTCTTGTGTGCAATTATTTGTTTCCGGAAAATCTTTAGACAAGGCCTTATTGACCCAAAAATTTATGGAAACCGCACAAGCATTAGAAGTAGATATTTCTTTTCAAGAAGACACTATGTATAGACGAAACCGGCGTTTGGTATGCTTTGATATGGATTCTACCTTGATTCAAACAGAGGTGATAGATGCGCTTGCTGCACTAGCTGGTGTAGGAGAACAAGTACAAGCCATTACTGCACAAGCCATGAATGGCCAGATAGATTTTAGCGAAAGCTTTAAACAACGAATGGCTTTGCTCAAAGGGTTGGATGCATCTGTTTTGCAAAAAATAGCCCTAAACTTGCCCATAACTCAAGGAGCACACCGCTTGATGAAGGCGCTGAAATATTATGGGTACAAAACGGCTATTTTATCCGGAGGGTTCACGTATTTTGGTCGTTATTTACAAAAAGAACTAGGCATTGATTATATGTATGCCAATGAATTGGAAATTATAGACGGTAAATTAACTGGCAAACATTTGGGGGAGATAATAGACGGGAATAAGAAAGCCGAATTGCTTCAGGCCATTGCCCAAAAAGAAGGGTTGCATATCCAACAAACCATCGCAGTAGGAGATGGTGCCAATGATTTGCCTATGCTCAATCTAGCAGGATTAGGCATCGCATTTCACGCCAAACCTGCTGTAAAAGAGAATGCTGCTACCACGATTTCTAGTTTAGGGCTAGATGGCGTTTTGTATCTCCTAGGATACCACGACAGGTATATTGACATGAGAATCGAAGAATAA